CCCACCGAGGCCCACTCGAGGATCTTCAGCAGGGAAATGCAGACACAGACTGAAGGTGGAGTGGGTCTCCCCCATGACCCCCCCCCCGCAGGGCCATAATCTCAGCCCAAAGCCCTACACAGCGTCCCCCAACAGCTTGACCTTCACAGCAGCCTGGGGCAAGGCCGCTGGGGCCTCTCTGGTCTCACTCCTGGGGCCAGGGGGGTCTCGGGTGATGCTTGCTGCTGCGGAGGCACCCTCACGGGAGtaccaccccctgcccctggtTCTTGGAGTTATCCCCCTGCTTCCCTCAGCCTCCAGGGTCCCGCCATCCCTCCTGCTCTGGATCGGACCCCCGGAGCTGTTCTTCTCCCCAGTCCACCCTCAGCGTGCTGCAGGTCAGTCTGGCCTCGCATGACATGTCCCCAGTGGATGCTCCATTTGGAGGTGCCCCTTCCAACAGGTCTCCTTTCCCCGGATCTCCGGAAAGCCCATCAGGACCAGCCTGGCAAGACTGTCCTGACGGGGGAGCCCTGTGCAGGTCCAGAGCACGGGCCTCCCAGGCGCCGCTGGAGGTGAGGGGGTGACCCCGCAAGGCCACAGCAGGAGGGGGTCTGCTACCGGGGGCGGCCGGGGGAGAGTGCCCGAGCCTGTCTGCAGTGCCCCtaccctccctgctccctgcccagccCGACGGGTTCCTGCCTGAAGATCATTGCTGTTAGCCGCCGGGACAGGTTTGTACGTGTCCTCAACCAGTCGCTGGAGGAGACCGTGGACCTGAGTGGCCTCACGCTGCAGCAGCTTGTGCAAGACTTCCCTGTGTGCATGTACCGCTTTCCCCCGGGCACGCTGCTGGCGCCTCGGCACCACGTCACGGTGCGCCCCGCTGCCTGCGAACCCTTGCAGCGCCGCTGGGACCCCCTCCCTCCTAACCCTGCCACCCCCCTGCCGCGTGCACCAGGTTTGGGGTGAGGGGCCCCGCAGCACGAAGAAGCAGTTGCCTTCGTCCTTGGGATTCCACTTCAACCGAGGATGCGTGACTCTCCTCCTGAACCCCAAGGGCGAGGTGAGTATGCATCTCAgtcgggggcggggtgggggcgagCCCCGCGTCGTGGGGGTGACCTTCGTGCCCCTCCCGGCTGCCCCACAGGTCCTGAGTGAGTATCAGGCCCCCCACGGCGTGTCCCGCGGCTCAAGGATCTTCGTGGACAACGCCGACTTGTCCATTGACCGCTTCCCGCTCCCAGAGGCCGCGCCTGCCGCCGCCACCTTGGAGCAGATGCCCGGGACCCAGCACTCGCGTGCGGGCAGGGCGCGGGAGCCCCGGGCCAGACGGCGGAGGCCCCGGTGAgcacctcccagcctcccccctGCAAAAACGGCCTCCGCAGAGTCCCTGCGAAGGACCACTCCCCAGCCTCAGCTCCAGTCCCCTTggggccgccccccaccccgtaACTCAAGACCACCTCCAGGCCTCCGCCCTGCCCCCCCAGGCCCCTTCCGTCCAGGACCGCCCTTCCCTCGGGGGGCGGGCTCCGCGTGTCACGACGCCCTCGCCCCACCGGGACGCGGGGCCCCTTCCCGCGGCAGAGCGCCAGCAAGCTCTTCCGCCCGCCCGAGGCCACCGGGACCCGCGCGCCGGAGCGCCTGCCCGCCATCCCCGGTGAGGACGCGGACGCGGAGGGCCGGCGGccggcagggagggggagggggagggggaggccggcCGACCCCATCGGTCACTGCCCCTCGCAGAGACCGGGCTGTGCCTCGAGGACCGCCAGGCCAGGAAggagcccagggtcctggtgAGTGCGCGAGTGCGCGGGCTGTGCCCggagccccgccgccccccgcgcccctccacgccccgccccccgcactcCGAACCCCCACGCCctcctctgccccgccccctctgcGCCTCGCCCCTATACGCCCTTCCTGCCCCCGCCCCttgccctggccccgcccctcgctCACTCTTGACCACGCCCTCCCGCATGCCCCGCCCCTCGCGACCacgccctcctcccgccccgcacccccggcGCCCGCAGGTGTGCAGGAAAACCGTGGACCGGAGCTGCCCGATGGTGGCGCTCTCGGTGCAGAGCACGGCTGAAAGCAGATTCGGCTTCCGCTTCCTGCCCTGCCCGCCGGTCACCGCGGGCCCTAACGTACGGGTGTAGCGGGTGCGGGGGGTGCGGGGCACGGAGGTTGGGTGCCCGGACCGAGGGGCGGCGCTGGGGGAGAGTCGTGGGAGGCAGGCCGTGCCAGCTGCATCATATATTGAACCAACGTCACCAACGAAGTAAACCGCGTTTATGTACACCGGAGTCAAAAAGGATTCGCTTGGTTTTGGGGTCCCTCCCCCCAAGGGAAGGGAGCTGGCCGCCCGTCCCGCGTGGGCGAGGAGCCGCACCGGTGCCCGGGGATGGGAGGCCTGGCTGCACCCTGGCCTCCGGAGGGCCTGCCGGGGCGCTGCTGGGGCCCgccaccaccgccccccccaccccaccccccgggcgCGGGCCCAGCCTGTCTTCcaggcctgcccctgccccttcctcctgggAAGCCAGGCCCCGTGGGAGGAGTGGGCAGCTGACCCGCTCAGCCTGGCCTCTTTTCTTATGCCCGACTCCCCTCCACCAAGAAGGGTCTCTCCTGTGTCAAGCCATTACCCAGTCCCACACACTCCCCAAGAAGCCCCGGGCTCCCTGAAGTCAGAGTTCACATGGGGTCCCGGGCAGCTTGGcagtgtgggggggtgggggctacACTAGgggggggcctgggctggggtgaTAGGGTTCAGGTGCAGCATGCGCCGCAGGCCAGGGACTCTGGCTGCTGAATCTGGTGCTGCCTTTGGGCCTGGACATCCCTGGGCTCGAGGGCTTGGGCCTGAGGTCACCTCCAGGGCTCTCAGAGCCGTCCCTgcagccagcccctgccccaggccagcTCCCTGGCCCAGGCCAGGCCCTAAGCTGCACAGAGCTCTGAGCCTGCGCCTCTGGAACTGCAGGCCTGTGGCCCCCCAGGAGCTGTGGCTAGAATCAGAAGGCATCTTGGGGGGACAGGGGATCAGGTTACAGCCCAAGGTCCTGAAAGGCTCTGGAAAACAAAGATAGCCTGTCAGACGAGGGGCCCCAGAGGGTGGGGGTCACCACAGGCAAGCTGGCAGTGCCCACTGTGGTCTCTCCCCCAGCCcttcactgcccccaccccaaggcaGCAGCCCTCTCTTGCATTCCTGGGTTCCCCTGGGAAGTGTGGCTCTACAGCCCCATGACTTTGGGCTGCTGGGGCCAGACCCACCTCTGGCCTGGGCTCTGGCTCTGGGTCACTGGGTCCCATCACCAAGGGTGGCCCTGGGCCAGGTCCTAAACCTCTGCGTCGAGTGAGCCCCTGGCACCCCCATCGGTGCAAACCGGacgtctcacctggccctggcctGGGGTGGGAGGCTCCGGTACCCCTTGTTTCCTGAGTCCCCACTGTCTGTCACTGCTCCACCCTGCTGCCCTGCctgttctccccccaccccccaggacccccctccagcccctccctgcaCTGGCCAGCGCGGGGAAGGCCAGATGCTTTGCCTGCCGTGCCCCTGTTCCCTCCTGGCCCTTTTACTCCCCAGCCACAGGAGGGCCACTCAGCCCCCCTTTAAGCCTGTGCACCTGCCGCCCCTGCTTGCCCCTTCCCAGGCTTGCCCACTGGGTTCTACCAGTCAATTCAgacccttcctccaggaagcctccctgggCTCTGCTGGGTGAGAGGTCTTCCACTCAGCCGTGGTCACTCTGCAGCCGGTGTCCTGAGCCTGGCACAGGCCTCTGTGCAGAGTAAGCGTAGCCACCTCCCTGCCTCGGTCTCCTGGCCTGTCTGGTGCCCTCTCCCCTCTGTGGGCCTGtgccctgctccctgcccagtgggccTGCCCTCTGTTTCAGTCCAGACTCCCTGCTCACACCCCTCCGTCCAGCTGCTGTGGCCTTTGATCCCATGGGCTCAGGGATTGGAACCCCTCGCCTGTAAGCAGCCCCCCAGGAGAGGACCTCCCTGTTACAGCCCCTCGCCGAGTCCAGCTGAGGATGGGGCCCCAGCTGATGAACGCTGGTCTGGGGCCGTGTGTGGGATCATTCTCAATACCTGGGGCCAGGCACGGGGGGCCGGAGGGAGTCTTGGGCCTAGACTTGTCCTCTTGCTCTTCAGGGTTCCTCCGTGGACCCCCGGAGGCCGTGGCACCTTCCTGCTGGGACTCCAGGGACCTACCAGAGAGGGGGTTAGAGGGGAGAGAGGGCTGCCGCCCTGCCCTTAGAGCTCATCCCAAATGAGTGTGACCCTGGGACGATCCCCCGGCCTCAGGCCCCCACGGCCAGCTCCTCCAGCCAACCTGGGTACCAAGGCAGCCCCAGCCATGACCTCCCAGCAGCCAGGACATG
This is a stretch of genomic DNA from Canis aureus isolate CA01 chromosome 21, VMU_Caureus_v.1.0, whole genome shotgun sequence. It encodes these proteins:
- the LMNTD2 gene encoding lamin tail domain-containing protein 2 isoform X3; this encodes MAPESCQEAEEAKKEAPLSLVGQALVNGPRERPAGTLQDPVAPKCPQDTKPSSSRVVFSTNLQLTPESLDPRALRLLWGQRELEIQALRWAIQNRPDARHCHVLQEVAGIPPERGARNQERFLQNKDQKLTLELKKQKEQAQLEKSQLEERLLQTATTIQQLEAELQAFQKSCLLQLARSSWVGRILRSSTGSVEVVTAETLLELSDLPESDQGPSAGEGFRLEDVDWNSIAQRYPNLFTNIECSSDQKHPRPLSPPEASLSGEWGSELRRRHMEQRLKSVEWSTLPLVGTSSSGGTDSGSSSGQLAARCRVRKVTGRPPRSPGRKSSEPTEAHSRIFSREMQTQTEGLLSPDLRKAHQDQPGKTVLTGEPCAGPEHGPPRRRWSPTGSCLKIIAVSRRDRFVRVLNQSLEETVDLSGLTLQQLVQDFPVCMYRFPPGTLLAPRHHVTVWGEGPRSTKKQLPSSLGFHFNRGCVTLLLNPKGEVLSEYQAPHGVSRGSRIFVDNADLSIDRFPLPEAAPAAATLEQMPGTQHSRAGRAREPRARRRRPRPLPSRTALPSGGGLRVSRRPRPTGTRGPFPRQSASKLFRPPEATGTRAPERLPAIPETGLCLEDRQARKEPRVLVCRKTVDRSCPMVALSVQSTAESRFGFRFLPCPPVTAGPNVRV